One window of the Puntigrus tetrazona isolate hp1 chromosome 13, ASM1883169v1, whole genome shotgun sequence genome contains the following:
- the zfand4 gene encoding AN1-type zinc finger protein 4 translates to MTDKRNPPFFNDDNVGVVHYKLPFSETMELFIETLTGTCFQLRVSPFEQVVSVKAKIQRLEGIPVSQQHLIWNGMELEDEYCLHDYSITEGCTLKLVLAMRGGPVNTRRVTVTDDSVRDIADCLDAGREEMWEKSLPNKQVTFLVYREGDQLNFFRVVDRGDGTLTPVSESLSGASVHNVYAEEEEETEGASSEQQTLENSITMSKMKLLKAKMENMNLNKKPKKTAKLKVRPPVGPRPCSGSLGSSRHHRMFRVLPQIGHASPTHLPPIGDQQQAAVSSPAAGSSRQPFTSFPSPTSSSRAPPSSAASGVYMLQAEEPWDNPVPRKIRLPPKVSRLDMRGPKVMRDCVYPPVSLLSSSGVQDEGDLQSDNSAVMEPPKAVPFNLPQPLSLDISSTQRERGLSSITVPEPNSAAPLLSQAINPNWLAQPDPLPPPHIPQHFEFTGSSSPAQALLRTSNSPSLPVSSPSRTTSVCGLKVDKHSEVISKSEARDITKMANKAAKEPLGSMSNAELLASLAGGGGQEALAGPFALGRLCATAAPLPTNIHLLQEDLLRRISPLQRAAGHTPSSSSSGLSSSIKRLGTPTHHLPPVKVPTGTKKKSSKHCFLCGKKTGLATSYECRCGNIFCSMHRYSETHDCSYDYKSAGRRFLQETNPIISAPKLPKI, encoded by the exons ATGACTGACAAGAGGAACCCACCGTTTTTCAATGATGACAATGTAGGCGTTGTGCACTACAAGCTGCCCTTCAGCGAGACCATGGAGCTGTTCATTGAGACTTTGACGGGGACCTGCTTCCAGCTGCGCGTCTCTCCGTTCGAGCAGGTCGTCTCAGTCAAAGCCAAGATTCAGAGATTAGAGG GCATCCCCGTCTCTCAGCAGCATTTGATATGGAATGGTATGGAGCTTGAAGATGAGTACTGCTTACACGATTACAG catcacaGAGGGCTGCACTCTCAAGCTGGTTCTCGCCATGAGAGGAGGGCCTGTGAACACCAGACGAG TGACAGTGACGGATGACTCTGTGAGGGATATCGCTGACTGCCTTGATGCAGGGAGGGAGGAGATGTGGGAAAAGTCTCTGCCTAATAAACAGGTCACCTTCCTGGTGTACCGTGAGGGAGATCAGCTCAATTTCTTCCGAGTGGTGGATAGAGGAGATGGAACTCTTACACCTGTGTCTGAATCATTGAG TGGCGCTTCTGTTCACAATGTGTacgcggaggaggaggaggaaacaGAGGGTGCATCTTCAGAACAGCAGACGCTAGAGAACTCCATCACAATGAGCAAGATGAAGCTGCTCAAGGCCAAGATGGAGAATATGAACCTTAACAAAAAG CCCAAGAAAACTGCTAAGTTAAAAGTCAGACCTCCAGTGGGCCCGCGGCCCTGCAGCGGTTCGCTCGGCTCTTCCCGACACCATCGAATGTTTCGCGTCCTTCCTCAAATAGGCCACGCTTCTCCAACGCACCTACCTCCGATCGGCGATCAGCAGCAAGCTGCAGTTTCATCCCCTGCTGCTGGCTCCTCCCGCCAACCATTCACATCCTTTCCGAGTCCCACTTCCTCCAGCCGGGCTCCTCCTTCCTCTGCAGCTTCTGGCGTATACATGCTCCAGGCCGAGGAACCGTGGGATAATCCAGTGCCCAGGAAGATCAGACTCCCTCCCAAAGTGTCCAGGCTGGATATGAGAGGGCCTAAAGTCATGCGAGACTGCGTTTATCCCCCCGTATCGCTTCTGTCCAGTTCTGGAGTTCAAGATGAGGGCGATCTCCAGAGCGACAACTCAGCGGTGATGGAGCCGCCTAAAGCTGTACCCTTCAACCTTCCCCAGCCTCTGAGTCTGGACATATCCTCCACTCAGCGAGAGCGAGGTTTGAGCTCTATAACTGTCCCGGAACCCAACTCCGCAGCTCCTCTCCTTTCCCAAGCCATCAATCCGAACTGGCTGGCTCAACCTGACCCACTCCCACCTCCTCACATACCACAGCACTTTGAGTTTACAGGTTCCTCCAGTCCAGCCCAAGCTCTCCTCAGAACTAGCAACAGCCCGTCTCTTCCAGTCAGCTCCCCGTCACGCACCACATCTGTATGTGGGCTCAAAGTCGACAAGCATTCGGAGGTGATTTCCAAAAGCGAAGCCCGAGACATTACGAAGATGGCTAACAAGGCGGCTAAAGAGCCACTGGGTTCGATGAGCAATGCAGAGCTCCTGGCCTCTCTTGCAGGCGGTGGTGGTCAAGAAGCCCTTGCCGGGCCGTTTGCTCTGGGCAGGTTATGTGCTACAGCCGCCCCCCTACCAACCAACATCCATCTGTTGCAGGAAGACCTGCTGAGGAGGATCTCCCCCCTACAGAGAGCAGCTGGCCACACG CCATCAAGCTCATCAAGCGGCCTCTCCAGTTCAATAAAGAGATTAG GCACTCCAACACATCACTTGCCCCCTGTGAAGGTTCCCACCGGAACAAAGAAGAAGAGTTCAAAGCACTGCTTCCTTTGTGGTAAGAAGACCGGGTTGGCCACCAGCTATGAATGCAG GTGTGGCAACATCTTCTGCTCCATGCACCGCTACTCGGAGACCCACGACTGCAGCTACGACTACAAAAGCGCGGGCCGGCGCTTTCTACAGGAGACCAACCCCATCATAAGTGCACCGAAGCTGCCCAAAATATga